In Vibrio marisflavi CECT 7928, the following are encoded in one genomic region:
- the nudF gene encoding ADP-ribose diphosphatase, with product MRHSKEQNSTFGPQDIKIVSKESLFSGFLKMVKCRFQHKLFQGGWSGIIERELVERGHAVALLPYDPKTDQVVIVEQIRVGALEDGTPWQFEIVAGVIDTEETSEQVAIREAKEEAGIDIGQLKKITAFYPSSGGCSEKIDVYIGETDATTAHGVHGLDYEGEDIKVHVMSRAEAYKTVESGIIENGASIIALQWLQMNYESIQKQWQTQQ from the coding sequence ATGCGTCATTCTAAAGAGCAAAACTCTACATTTGGTCCGCAAGATATCAAGATAGTGTCAAAGGAATCACTTTTCTCCGGCTTTTTGAAAATGGTGAAGTGTCGTTTCCAGCATAAACTGTTTCAAGGTGGTTGGAGCGGCATCATTGAAAGAGAGTTGGTTGAAAGAGGACACGCGGTAGCGCTGTTGCCATATGATCCAAAGACCGATCAAGTAGTGATTGTGGAGCAAATAAGAGTTGGAGCTTTGGAAGATGGCACTCCTTGGCAGTTTGAAATTGTTGCTGGTGTGATAGATACGGAAGAGACTTCAGAGCAAGTGGCAATACGTGAAGCCAAGGAAGAAGCTGGTATCGATATTGGCCAGCTTAAAAAGATCACTGCATTTTATCCTTCGTCAGGCGGCTGCTCTGAAAAAATCGATGTATACATTGGAGAAACAGATGCAACTACTGCACATGGCGTTCATGGTTTAGACTATGAAGGAGAGGATATAAAAGTCCATGTGATGAGTCGCGCTGAAGCGTATAAGACCGTCGAATCCGGAATAATTGAAAATGGAGCATCAATTATTGCTTTGCAATGGTTGCAAATGAACTACGAGTCAATTCAAAAACAATGGCAAACACAGCAGTAA
- a CDS encoding DUF1249 family protein, with protein sequence MANTAVNNSYHVDLAELMRVYETNYAKLNALVPRSAQVGHVCCYQAANMTYQLQVGEITKYTTLVDICQSDDVPVFPLPKMSVRLYHDARVAEVCSSEHINRVKPIYHYPNDKMLQKDEKAQLNRFLGDWLTFCLKHGISKTTII encoded by the coding sequence ATGGCAAACACAGCAGTAAATAATTCGTATCACGTCGATCTCGCTGAGTTGATGCGTGTGTATGAGACAAACTATGCGAAACTTAATGCGCTTGTACCACGCAGTGCGCAGGTGGGACATGTGTGCTGCTATCAAGCGGCAAATATGACGTATCAGCTGCAAGTGGGCGAAATCACAAAGTACACAACTCTTGTCGATATCTGTCAAAGTGATGACGTTCCAGTGTTCCCATTACCAAAAATGTCTGTCAGGCTTTATCACGATGCCCGTGTGGCAGAGGTGTGCAGCAGTGAGCACATCAACCGAGTGAAGCCAATTTATCATTATCCAAATGACAAGATGTTGCAAAAAGACGAGAAAGCTCAACTGAATCGTTTTTTAGGTGATTGGCTCACTTTTTGTTTAAAGCATGGAATTAGCAAAACCACAATAATATAA
- the parC gene encoding DNA topoisomerase IV subunit A, which translates to MSMEMSFDGVEQLPLRKFTEDAYLNYSMYVIMDRALPYIGDGLKPVQRRIIYAMSELGLSAAAKYKKSARTVGDVLGKYHPHGDSACYEAMVLMAQPFSYRYPLVDGQGNWGAPDDPKSFAAMRYTEAKLSKFAEVLLGELGQGTVEWQPNFDGTMKEPQMLPARLPHILLNGVTGIAVGMATDIPPHNVREVADAAIHLIDKPKSELADVMEYVKGPDYPTEAEIISSKTDIEKIYRTGKGSIKMRAVWQREGGEIVITSLPHQVSGAKLLEQIANQMRAKKLPMVDDLRDESDHENPTRIVIVPRSNRIDSEQLMDHLFASTDLEKSYRVNLNMIGLDNRPQVKGLVQILSEWIEFRRATVRRRLQHRLDKVLARLHILEGLLVAFLNLDEVIEIIRTEDDPKAVLMSRFGITDIQADAILDTKLRHLAKLEEMKIRGEQDELEKEREKLELLLGSERRLNTLLKKEIKADADKYGDDRRSPLVERSEAKALTERDLVPSEPITVVLSEKGWIRHAKGHEVDPSGLNYKSGDKYLAHARGKSNQQAIFLGSDGRSYSLESHSLPSARSQGEPITGRLNITAGTNMRQVVMGEDEQLWLVGSDAGYGFVCKGSDLLSKNRSGKALVNLPQNSEIMPPKSIADLDSDEILAITNLGRMLLFPIKDLPQLGKGKGNKIINIPAAKSKEREEYLSHLISLPKESTLTLYAGKRKLGLKQSDLDNFRGERGRRGSLLPRGLQKVTRVEVELGAVNSEVVEE; encoded by the coding sequence ATGTCTATGGAAATGTCTTTTGATGGTGTAGAGCAGCTACCATTACGCAAGTTCACCGAAGATGCTTATCTGAACTATTCCATGTACGTCATCATGGATCGTGCTTTGCCATATATTGGTGACGGCTTAAAACCAGTTCAACGTCGTATTATTTATGCGATGTCTGAACTGGGTTTATCAGCTGCCGCCAAATATAAAAAGTCTGCGCGTACGGTTGGTGATGTATTAGGTAAATATCACCCGCATGGTGATTCAGCTTGTTATGAAGCCATGGTGTTGATGGCTCAGCCGTTTTCTTACCGTTACCCGTTAGTTGATGGCCAAGGTAACTGGGGTGCGCCCGATGACCCTAAATCTTTCGCGGCTATGCGTTATACAGAAGCCAAGCTTTCCAAGTTTGCTGAGGTGCTACTCGGTGAATTAGGGCAGGGCACAGTAGAGTGGCAACCGAACTTTGATGGCACAATGAAAGAGCCACAAATGTTGCCAGCGCGTCTACCTCATATTTTGCTCAATGGCGTTACGGGTATCGCTGTTGGTATGGCGACCGATATTCCACCACACAATGTGCGAGAAGTCGCCGATGCGGCTATTCATTTAATTGATAAGCCGAAATCTGAACTTGCTGATGTGATGGAGTATGTCAAAGGTCCAGATTATCCAACTGAAGCGGAAATTATTTCCTCGAAAACTGACATCGAGAAAATCTACCGCACAGGTAAAGGCAGTATCAAAATGCGTGCTGTCTGGCAGCGTGAGGGTGGTGAGATTGTTATTACTTCTCTTCCTCACCAGGTGTCAGGTGCCAAACTGCTTGAGCAAATTGCCAACCAAATGCGAGCTAAAAAGCTACCTATGGTGGATGATTTACGTGATGAGTCCGATCATGAAAACCCAACTCGTATTGTGATTGTTCCTCGCTCAAATCGAATCGACAGTGAACAGTTGATGGATCACTTGTTTGCATCCACTGATTTGGAAAAAAGCTATCGCGTAAACCTAAATATGATTGGCTTAGATAACCGCCCACAAGTGAAAGGGTTGGTGCAAATTCTATCTGAGTGGATTGAATTCCGTCGTGCAACGGTTCGTCGCCGTCTTCAGCATCGTCTGGATAAAGTGCTAGCGCGCTTACACATTCTTGAAGGTTTATTAGTAGCGTTCCTTAATCTCGATGAAGTGATTGAGATTATCCGCACGGAAGATGATCCGAAAGCGGTGTTGATGAGCCGTTTTGGTATCACTGACATTCAAGCTGATGCGATTCTTGATACTAAACTTCGTCATTTAGCTAAGCTCGAAGAGATGAAAATCCGTGGTGAGCAAGACGAGTTAGAAAAAGAACGTGAAAAGTTAGAGTTACTGCTTGGCTCTGAGCGTCGTTTGAACACGCTTTTAAAGAAAGAAATTAAAGCGGATGCTGACAAATATGGCGACGATCGCCGTTCTCCATTGGTCGAACGCTCTGAAGCCAAGGCGCTAACCGAAAGAGATTTGGTGCCGAGTGAGCCGATCACCGTTGTATTGTCGGAAAAAGGTTGGATTCGTCATGCGAAAGGGCATGAGGTTGATCCATCTGGTTTGAACTACAAATCAGGTGACAAATATCTGGCTCATGCTCGCGGAAAGAGCAATCAGCAAGCGATCTTTTTGGGGAGTGATGGTCGCAGCTATTCGCTTGAATCTCACTCATTACCTTCTGCACGTAGCCAAGGTGAGCCGATTACAGGTCGACTCAACATTACTGCTGGTACCAATATGCGCCAAGTCGTGATGGGTGAGGATGAGCAGCTTTGGCTAGTGGGTTCTGATGCCGGTTATGGCTTTGTCTGTAAAGGTTCAGACTTATTGTCTAAAAACAGAAGTGGTAAAGCATTAGTTAACCTGCCGCAAAATTCTGAGATTATGCCGCCTAAATCGATAGCTGATCTTGATAGCGATGAGATATTAGCTATTACTAATTTAGGTCGAATGCTGCTATTCCCAATCAAGGATCTCCCGCAATTGGGTAAAGGTAAAGGCAACAAGATCATTAATATCCCAGCAGCGAAGTCTAAAGAGCGAGAAGAATACCTTTCTCACCTAATCTCATTGCCAAAAGAGAGCACATTAACTCTCTATGCGGGCAAACGTAAGCTTGGCTTAAAGCAGAGTGATTTAGACAACTTCAGAGGCGAAAGAGGCCGTCGCGGTTCTCTTCTTCCGAGGGGGTTGCAAAAAGTGACGCGAGTTGAGGTCGAACTTGGGGCCGTAAACTCAGAGGTAGTCGAAGAGTAA
- the parE gene encoding DNA topoisomerase IV subunit B, translating to MTEQYNAGAIEVLNGLEPVRRRPGMYTDTARPNHLGQEVIDNSVDEALAGYASKVQVILHADQSLEVIDDGRGMPVDIHPEENVSGVELILCRLHAGGKFSNKNYQFSGGLHGVGISVVNALSKRVEVVVRRDGQVYEIAFEHGEKVSDLTVTGTCGRRNKGTSVHFWPDSKYFDSGNFSVTRLLNNLRAKAVLCPGLEITFSDKVNGNEHRWYYEDGLKDYLAEGVKGYTLIPEQPFTGEFSAETEVANWAVVWQPEGGEMITESYVNLIPTAQGGTHVNGLRQGLLDAMREFCEFRNLLPRGVKLTGEDVFERCSYVLSVKMQDPQFAGQTKERLSSRQTSAFVSGVVKDAFSLWLNEKPHLAEQLAEVCIANAHRRMRASKKVVRKKVASGPALPGKLTDCSVQDLNRTELFLVEGDSAGGSAKQARDREFQAVMPLRGKILNTWEVSADQVLASQEVHDISVALGIDPDSTDLSSLRYGKVCILADADSDGLHIATLLCALFTKHFRALVEAGHVYVAMPPLFRIDCGKEVYYALDEEEKEGVLERLSKKKAKINVQRFKGLGEMNPLQLRETTMDPNTRRLVQLTIDDDEATIEMMDMLLGKKRADDRRSWLQNNGDMAEV from the coding sequence ATGACAGAACAATATAATGCTGGTGCCATTGAAGTTCTTAATGGCTTAGAACCAGTGCGTCGCAGACCAGGGATGTATACGGATACAGCGCGCCCAAACCATTTGGGACAAGAAGTGATCGACAACAGTGTCGACGAAGCGCTTGCCGGATATGCTTCCAAGGTCCAGGTGATCCTTCACGCAGACCAATCGCTAGAAGTGATTGATGATGGCCGAGGAATGCCAGTTGATATTCACCCCGAAGAGAACGTCTCAGGCGTTGAATTGATTTTGTGCAGATTGCACGCAGGGGGGAAGTTTTCTAATAAAAACTACCAGTTCTCTGGTGGTTTGCATGGTGTGGGTATTTCGGTGGTTAACGCACTTTCCAAAAGAGTGGAAGTTGTAGTTCGCCGAGATGGCCAAGTTTACGAAATTGCCTTTGAACATGGCGAGAAAGTATCAGATTTAACAGTTACTGGCACGTGCGGAAGACGCAACAAAGGAACCAGTGTTCATTTCTGGCCTGACAGCAAATATTTCGATTCCGGTAACTTCTCAGTTACTCGTTTACTAAACAACTTGCGTGCAAAAGCAGTGTTGTGTCCGGGGTTAGAAATTACCTTTAGCGATAAGGTAAATGGTAATGAGCACCGCTGGTACTATGAAGACGGTTTAAAAGATTATTTAGCAGAAGGTGTTAAAGGTTACACTTTAATTCCGGAGCAGCCGTTTACCGGTGAATTCTCTGCTGAGACAGAAGTCGCCAATTGGGCGGTTGTTTGGCAGCCAGAAGGCGGTGAAATGATCACCGAGAGCTACGTGAACCTTATTCCAACAGCACAAGGTGGTACTCACGTTAATGGTCTTCGCCAAGGTTTGTTAGATGCAATGCGTGAGTTTTGTGAGTTCCGTAACTTGCTACCGCGTGGTGTGAAATTAACTGGTGAAGATGTATTTGAACGTTGCTCATACGTTCTGTCGGTGAAAATGCAAGATCCTCAATTTGCTGGACAAACCAAAGAACGTCTATCTTCTCGTCAAACCTCTGCTTTTGTTTCTGGTGTTGTAAAAGATGCGTTCAGTTTATGGTTGAATGAGAAGCCTCACCTTGCAGAACAGCTTGCAGAAGTTTGTATTGCAAATGCTCACCGCAGAATGCGTGCGAGCAAAAAAGTGGTGCGAAAGAAAGTGGCTTCAGGGCCGGCACTACCAGGAAAGCTTACCGACTGCTCTGTACAAGACTTAAATAGAACAGAGCTATTCTTGGTGGAGGGTGACTCGGCAGGTGGCAGTGCCAAGCAGGCGCGAGATCGTGAATTCCAAGCCGTGATGCCACTGAGAGGTAAGATTCTAAACACTTGGGAAGTGTCTGCAGACCAAGTGTTAGCTTCCCAAGAAGTACACGATATTTCTGTAGCTCTAGGTATTGATCCAGATAGCACGGATCTTAGCTCTTTGCGTTATGGCAAGGTATGCATCCTTGCGGATGCGGACTCTGATGGACTTCATATTGCTACTCTTCTTTGCGCTTTGTTCACTAAGCATTTCCGAGCGTTAGTCGAAGCTGGGCACGTTTATGTCGCGATGCCTCCTTTGTTTCGTATTGATTGTGGCAAAGAGGTGTATTACGCCCTTGATGAAGAAGAGAAAGAAGGCGTACTTGAGCGTTTAAGTAAAAAGAAAGCCAAGATCAACGTTCAGCGCTTTAAAGGTTTGGGTGAGATGAACCCGCTGCAACTTCGTGAAACGACTATGGATCCAAATACTCGCCGTTTAGTTCAGTTAACTATTGATGACGACGAGGCGACCATTGAGATGATGGATATGTTGCTTGGGAAGAAGCGAGCCGATGATCGTCGCAGTTGGCTACAAAATAACGGCGATATGGCGGAGGTTTAA
- the hldE gene encoding bifunctional D-glycero-beta-D-manno-heptose-7-phosphate kinase/D-glycero-beta-D-manno-heptose 1-phosphate adenylyltransferase HldE, whose translation MKPILPDYSDSGVLIIGDIMLDRYWHGPTGRISPEAPVPVVKVENNEERPGGAANVAMNIASLGGHAHLVGFTGIDEPAKTLNEILSSLKVTCDFVSLPNYPTITKLRILSRSQQLIRLDFEDKFENIDEELVLSRMEQALPKVKSVVLSDYAKGALEHVQRFIQKAREAKVPVFIDPKGADFERYRGATLLTPNMSEFEDVVGKVNSVQELVEKGLELIEKFDFEALLVTRSEHGMTLLQRDKEPLHLPTQAKEVYDVTGAGDTVISVLAASVASGKALDEACALANAAAGVVVGKVGTSTVSTIELAEAVHGSQDTDFGVVEEHELIAAVKRAQEKGEKVVMTNGCFDILHAGHVSYLNHASELGDRLIVAVNTDESVKMLKGPGRPINPTDRRMAVLAGLGAVDWVVPFSEETPQRLISEVLPNLLVKGGDYKPEEIAGGKEVIAAGGEVKVLNFEDGCSTTEIIDAIKGGRG comes from the coding sequence ATGAAACCAATCCTACCAGATTACAGTGACTCTGGCGTTCTGATTATCGGCGATATCATGCTAGATAGATATTGGCATGGCCCGACAGGACGTATTTCACCAGAAGCACCGGTGCCTGTAGTTAAAGTAGAGAATAATGAAGAGCGCCCTGGTGGAGCGGCAAACGTTGCGATGAATATTGCTTCCCTTGGCGGACATGCTCATTTGGTTGGTTTTACTGGTATTGATGAACCAGCAAAAACACTTAACGAAATTTTGAGCTCATTAAAGGTGACTTGCGATTTCGTTTCTCTGCCAAACTATCCAACCATTACTAAGTTGCGCATTTTGAGCCGCAGCCAACAGCTTATTCGTCTTGATTTCGAAGATAAATTTGAAAATATCGATGAAGAACTTGTGCTTTCTCGAATGGAGCAAGCATTGCCAAAAGTGAAATCTGTTGTGCTTTCTGACTATGCAAAAGGTGCTTTGGAACACGTGCAGCGTTTTATTCAAAAGGCAAGAGAAGCCAAAGTACCGGTATTTATTGACCCTAAAGGTGCTGATTTTGAACGCTACCGCGGAGCAACTTTGCTGACGCCAAATATGTCTGAGTTTGAAGATGTCGTTGGCAAGGTCAACTCGGTTCAAGAGCTAGTAGAAAAAGGTCTAGAGCTTATTGAGAAGTTCGACTTTGAGGCGCTATTGGTGACTCGTAGCGAACACGGTATGACGCTACTGCAACGTGACAAAGAGCCTCTACACCTGCCGACTCAAGCGAAGGAAGTTTACGATGTAACGGGTGCTGGAGATACCGTTATCTCCGTGCTTGCCGCTTCGGTTGCGTCCGGAAAAGCTTTGGACGAAGCATGTGCACTTGCGAATGCTGCTGCTGGTGTAGTTGTAGGTAAAGTGGGTACATCGACTGTTTCGACTATCGAGTTAGCTGAAGCGGTTCATGGTAGCCAAGATACAGATTTTGGTGTGGTAGAAGAGCATGAATTGATCGCTGCTGTTAAGCGCGCTCAAGAGAAAGGCGAAAAAGTAGTCATGACCAATGGTTGCTTTGATATTTTACATGCTGGTCATGTCTCGTACCTCAACCATGCAAGTGAATTAGGTGATCGTTTAATCGTCGCAGTTAACACCGATGAGTCAGTGAAAATGCTAAAAGGTCCTGGCCGTCCGATTAACCCAACAGATCGTCGCATGGCGGTACTTGCAGGTTTGGGTGCAGTTGACTGGGTTGTTCCGTTTAGTGAAGAAACGCCTCAACGATTAATCTCGGAAGTGTTGCCAAACCTGCTAGTGAAGGGTGGTGACTACAAACCGGAAGAAATAGCAGGTGGGAAAGAAGTTATCGCTGCTGGCGGCGAAGTAAAAGTACTTAACTTTGAAGATGGCTGTTCGACCACTGAAATTATCGATGCGATTAAAGGTGGGAGAGGCTAG
- the yqiA gene encoding esterase YqiA encodes MKKPLLLYIHGFNSSPQSLKANLMAEYCQAHRPDIKVVVPKLPNFPQQAAQLLESLVEEYRHQYNIALVGSSLGGYLSVWLNSKYGFRAAVVNPAVKPYELLADYLGEQTNPYTSESYLLEEHHIEELKQLDVAVIDNPSDFWLLQQEDDEVLDYRQAVERFQGGRQTVEKGGDHSFVDFDRYPEKIIEFLQL; translated from the coding sequence ATGAAAAAGCCGCTTTTGTTGTACATTCACGGATTTAACAGCTCACCTCAGTCGTTGAAAGCCAATTTGATGGCTGAGTATTGTCAGGCTCACCGTCCAGATATTAAGGTAGTTGTCCCTAAATTACCGAACTTTCCCCAGCAAGCAGCACAACTATTAGAGAGCTTAGTCGAAGAGTATCGACATCAATATAATATTGCTCTTGTTGGTAGCTCGTTGGGAGGTTACCTCTCAGTATGGCTAAACAGTAAATATGGGTTCAGGGCAGCAGTCGTTAACCCCGCAGTAAAACCTTATGAGCTGTTAGCCGACTACTTAGGGGAGCAAACCAACCCTTATACAAGTGAGTCTTACCTTCTCGAAGAACATCACATTGAAGAGCTAAAACAGCTAGACGTTGCTGTGATTGATAACCCTTCTGACTTTTGGTTGCTACAGCAAGAAGACGACGAAGTGTTGGACTATCGTCAGGCTGTTGAACGTTTTCAAGGTGGAAGGCAGACTGTTGAAAAAGGTGGAGATCACAGCTTTGTTGATTTTGACCGGTATCCAGAAAAAATCATCGAATTTTTGCAGCTGTAA
- the cpdA gene encoding 3',5'-cyclic-AMP phosphodiesterase yields the protein MKLPLRSAQQNSVKLLQITDTHLFASDDDSLLSINTEQSFKAVVEAVAQDSYDFDAIISSGDICQDHSEGAYKKFAAGIERLKQPCFWLPGNHDEQSAMQSVLPSPQIKQESHVLLGDSWQMVLLDSQVVGVPHGRLSDSQLDLLEQKLTEHSDRHCLVLLHHHPVPAGSAWLDQHILKNSDEFWQKIGRFPMVKAVVCGHIHQELDKVVKQVRVLATPSTCVQFKPISDDFALDDLAPGWRELELHDDGTITTQVKRLPAGQFLPDFNAAGY from the coding sequence ATGAAATTGCCGTTAAGGTCAGCACAACAAAATAGCGTAAAGTTATTGCAGATTACAGATACCCATCTTTTTGCATCTGACGACGACTCTCTTTTAAGTATCAATACTGAGCAAAGCTTCAAAGCAGTTGTGGAAGCGGTGGCTCAAGATAGCTACGATTTCGATGCCATTATTTCCTCTGGTGATATTTGTCAGGATCACAGCGAAGGCGCGTACAAAAAGTTTGCTGCTGGCATAGAGCGTTTAAAGCAGCCTTGCTTTTGGTTACCCGGAAATCATGACGAACAGTCGGCTATGCAGTCGGTGCTTCCTTCTCCACAAATAAAGCAAGAGAGTCACGTACTGCTAGGTGATAGCTGGCAGATGGTTTTGTTAGACTCGCAGGTTGTTGGTGTGCCCCATGGCCGATTGAGTGACAGCCAACTCGATTTATTAGAACAAAAGCTAACTGAACATTCGGATAGACATTGCTTAGTATTGCTTCATCATCACCCGGTTCCAGCAGGAAGTGCTTGGTTAGACCAACATATTCTAAAAAATAGCGATGAGTTTTGGCAAAAAATAGGCCGCTTTCCAATGGTGAAAGCCGTCGTCTGCGGGCATATCCATCAAGAGCTAGACAAGGTGGTTAAGCAAGTTCGTGTGCTTGCTACTCCTTCAACATGTGTGCAATTTAAACCTATATCCGATGATTTCGCTCTGGATGATTTAGCGCCTGGTTGGAGAGAGTTGGAGCTTCATGATGATGGAACAATCACAACGCAAGTAAAAAGATTACCAGCAGGCCAATTTTTGCCTGACTTTAATGCGGCAGGTTATTAG
- the tolC gene encoding outer membrane channel protein TolC, with product MKKLLPLLISAAIGTVSTSSWAENLTEIYNQAKKNDPTLLSSAATRDSTVEAVNSTRGSLLPQINLTGQAQVNRSGTSNYVDNNSWTSTLGITQTLYDRASWIELTTAQKNARKADATYAAAQQDLIIRTATAYFDVLKAKDNLAFVQAEKASVGRQLEQTKQRFDVGLSAITDVQNAQADYDSVLASEITAKNDLLNSYEGLREITGQEPTHLAVLDTERFSASKLPESLDQLLAQAKKKNLSLLAARITQDIARDNISEESAGHLPTLSAIGGYTTSGVSDADVYTSNSHSGNAYAGLKLTVPIYSGGSVNSLTKQAEYDYIASSQDLESTYRSVVANVRAYYNNVNASIGSISAYKQAVVSAKSSLEATEAGFEVGTRTIVDVLNATQSLYEANENLSDARYTYIINVLQLKEYVGVLSEQDVLDINAGLESATKAAQQKAAEKAKAAQKSTHKK from the coding sequence ATGAAAAAACTGCTTCCATTATTAATCAGTGCAGCCATCGGTACCGTCAGTACATCTTCTTGGGCCGAGAATCTTACTGAAATATATAACCAAGCGAAAAAGAACGACCCAACACTCCTTAGCTCAGCTGCAACTCGCGATTCGACTGTGGAAGCTGTAAATTCAACACGTGGCTCCTTACTACCTCAAATTAATTTGACGGGCCAAGCTCAAGTAAACCGATCAGGCACAAGCAATTATGTAGATAATAACTCTTGGACTTCTACCCTTGGGATTACTCAAACACTATACGATCGAGCCAGCTGGATTGAATTAACTACGGCACAAAAAAATGCTCGCAAAGCAGATGCAACTTATGCCGCTGCTCAGCAAGATTTGATCATACGTACAGCGACAGCGTATTTCGATGTGTTAAAAGCGAAAGATAACCTAGCATTCGTTCAAGCTGAGAAAGCTTCTGTTGGCCGCCAATTGGAACAAACCAAACAACGTTTTGATGTTGGACTTTCTGCAATTACCGACGTACAAAATGCTCAAGCTGATTACGATAGCGTGTTAGCAAGCGAAATCACGGCTAAGAATGACTTACTGAACAGCTATGAAGGCTTACGCGAGATTACAGGACAAGAACCAACTCATCTTGCTGTGTTAGATACTGAACGTTTTTCAGCTAGCAAACTGCCCGAATCTCTTGACCAATTGCTTGCACAAGCGAAAAAGAAAAACTTAAGCTTATTAGCAGCAAGAATTACTCAAGATATCGCTAGAGACAATATTTCTGAAGAAAGCGCTGGGCACTTACCTACGTTATCAGCTATTGGTGGCTATACGACTTCAGGTGTTTCTGATGCAGATGTTTATACTTCCAATAGCCACTCAGGTAATGCTTATGCTGGTTTAAAGCTAACTGTACCTATCTACTCCGGTGGCAGCGTTAACTCTCTCACCAAACAAGCTGAGTACGACTACATTGCTTCAAGCCAAGATCTAGAGTCTACATATCGCTCTGTCGTAGCAAATGTTCGTGCTTACTACAACAATGTTAATGCTTCGATTGGGTCTATCTCCGCTTACAAACAGGCAGTAGTTTCTGCGAAATCTTCACTTGAAGCGACAGAAGCAGGTTTTGAAGTGGGTACTCGTACTATCGTTGATGTACTAAACGCGACTCAAAGCTTGTACGAAGCGAACGAAAACCTATCGGATGCTCGCTACACCTACATCATTAACGTACTTCAATTGAAAGAGTATGTAGGCGTGCTAAGTGAGCAAGATGTACTCGATATCAACGCAGGTTTAGAGTCTGCAACGAAAGCCGCTCAGCAAAAAGCTGCTGAAAAAGCGAAAGCCGCTCAGAAATCAACACATAAGAAGTAA